Proteins encoded together in one Paracoccus sp. SMMA_5_TC window:
- a CDS encoding RsmB/NOP family class I SAM-dependent RNA methyltransferase, with the protein MTPAARAQAAIAILDRILAGEPAEAALLRWARGSRFAGSGDRAAVRDLVFDNLRRARSRAVRGGAQSGRGLMLGMCRELGIAPDTLFTGERHAPELLAPAELRRGAEPSDIDQLDLPEWLIPEWQQALGQNARPVALALRDRAAVWLRVNDLRATPQQAIAALAAEGIAVKPWPGLDGALQVTEGARRLNNTKAYAQGLVELQDLSPQLACAALPVASSVLDYCAGGGGKALALAARGVGQITAHDIDARRMQDLPARAARAGAQIRIAQPGQVRGHFDLVVADVPCSGSGTWRRTPDSKWRLTPGQLAQLGQAQSTILDRVAQHVTSKGHLAYMTCSVLGCENQRQIADFLMRTPHFRLCDERLFTPLDASDGFYLALLQRD; encoded by the coding sequence ATGACACCTGCCGCCCGCGCGCAAGCGGCAATAGCCATCCTGGACCGGATTCTGGCGGGCGAACCGGCGGAGGCCGCCCTGTTGCGCTGGGCACGAGGCAGCCGCTTTGCAGGATCGGGTGACCGGGCAGCGGTGCGGGATCTGGTTTTCGACAATCTGCGGCGGGCGCGGTCGCGCGCGGTTCGCGGGGGTGCCCAAAGCGGCCGAGGGTTGATGCTGGGCATGTGTCGCGAACTGGGTATCGCGCCAGATACGCTCTTCACCGGCGAACGTCACGCACCAGAGCTGCTGGCCCCGGCGGAACTGCGTCGCGGGGCAGAGCCTTCGGACATAGACCAGCTTGATCTGCCGGAATGGTTGATCCCGGAATGGCAACAGGCGCTGGGGCAGAATGCAAGGCCGGTAGCCCTGGCGCTGCGGGATCGCGCGGCAGTCTGGCTAAGGGTGAACGACCTTCGCGCAACGCCACAGCAGGCCATCGCCGCTCTGGCCGCCGAGGGCATTGCGGTGAAGCCTTGGCCTGGCCTTGACGGCGCCTTGCAGGTGACCGAAGGGGCGCGGCGGCTCAACAACACGAAAGCCTATGCGCAGGGGCTTGTGGAATTGCAGGATCTGTCCCCGCAACTGGCCTGCGCGGCCTTGCCTGTGGCAAGCTCCGTGCTGGATTATTGTGCTGGCGGCGGTGGCAAGGCCTTGGCGCTCGCGGCGCGCGGGGTCGGGCAAATCACCGCCCATGACATCGATGCCCGCAGGATGCAGGATCTGCCCGCGCGCGCTGCCCGTGCCGGGGCCCAGATTCGCATTGCCCAACCGGGTCAGGTAAGGGGCCATTTCGACCTTGTCGTGGCAGATGTGCCCTGTTCCGGCAGCGGCACCTGGCGGCGGACCCCGGACAGCAAATGGCGTCTGACGCCCGGGCAGCTGGCGCAGCTTGGTCAAGCCCAGTCCACGATACTTGACCGCGTTGCGCAGCATGTCACGAGCAAGGGTCACCTGGCATACATGACCTGTTCGGTCCTTGGCTGCGAAAACCAGCGCCAGATTGCCGATTTTCTTATGCGCACGCCCCATTTCCGACTGTGCGACGAAAGGCTGTTCACACCGCTGGATGCCTCGGACGGGTTTTACCTTGCGCTCCTGCAACGCGATTAA
- the guaB gene encoding IMP dehydrogenase, which produces MQIREALTFDDVLLVPAASSVMPSTADVTTYVTRSIRMNIPLLSSAMDTVTESRMAIAMAQAGGIGVIHRNLTAEQQADEVRRVKRFESGIVYDPVTLTPDQTIADAKALQARYNVTGFPVVDAAGRVVGIITNRDMRFASSDAMPVKAVMTSENLAILREPADRAEAIGLMKARRIEKLLVTDAAGKLTGLLTLKDTEQSVLNPLACKDALGRLRVAAASTVGDEGYERSLALIEAGVDLVVIDTAHGHSEGVARAVSRIKAHAGDVQVVAGNVATAAAARALVDAGADAIKVGIGPGSICTTRIVAGVGVPQLTAIMDAVAGAGDVPVIADGGIKYSGDFAKAIAAGASCAMVGSAIAGTDESPGEVILYQGRSFKSYRGMGSLGAMARGSADRYFQKDAASDKLVPEGIEGQVPYKGSAAAVIHQLVGGLRAAMGYTGNATIEQMRGGCEFVRITGAGLKESHVHDVQITRESPNYRLG; this is translated from the coding sequence ATGCAGATTCGTGAGGCCTTGACCTTCGACGATGTTCTTCTGGTTCCTGCGGCATCCTCGGTGATGCCGTCGACCGCCGATGTGACGACCTATGTCACCCGCAGCATCCGGATGAACATTCCGCTGCTGTCGAGCGCCATGGACACGGTAACCGAAAGCCGCATGGCCATCGCCATGGCCCAGGCCGGCGGAATTGGCGTCATCCACCGCAACCTGACCGCCGAACAGCAGGCCGACGAGGTGCGCCGCGTCAAGCGGTTCGAATCGGGCATCGTCTATGACCCGGTGACGCTGACGCCCGATCAGACCATAGCCGATGCCAAGGCGCTGCAGGCGCGCTACAATGTCACCGGCTTCCCGGTGGTGGATGCGGCGGGCCGCGTCGTCGGCATCATCACCAATCGCGACATGCGCTTTGCCAGCAGCGATGCCATGCCGGTCAAGGCGGTGATGACCAGCGAAAACCTGGCCATCCTGCGCGAGCCGGCCGACCGTGCCGAGGCCATCGGCCTGATGAAGGCGCGACGCATCGAAAAGCTGCTGGTCACCGATGCTGCCGGCAAGCTGACCGGGCTGTTGACGCTGAAGGATACCGAGCAATCGGTGCTGAATCCGCTGGCCTGCAAGGACGCCCTCGGGCGGCTGCGCGTCGCCGCCGCCTCGACCGTGGGCGACGAAGGCTATGAACGCAGCCTGGCGCTGATCGAGGCTGGCGTCGATCTGGTGGTGATCGACACCGCGCATGGTCATTCCGAAGGCGTGGCCCGCGCGGTCAGCCGTATCAAGGCCCATGCCGGCGATGTGCAGGTCGTTGCCGGCAATGTCGCCACCGCCGCCGCGGCGCGCGCGCTGGTCGATGCTGGCGCCGATGCGATCAAGGTGGGCATCGGGCCGGGGTCGATCTGCACCACCCGCATCGTTGCAGGCGTAGGCGTGCCGCAGCTGACCGCGATCATGGACGCGGTCGCAGGCGCGGGCGATGTGCCGGTGATCGCCGATGGTGGCATCAAGTATTCGGGCGATTTCGCCAAGGCGATCGCTGCGGGCGCCAGCTGTGCCATGGTCGGTTCGGCCATTGCCGGCACCGACGAAAGCCCCGGCGAGGTGATCCTGTATCAGGGCCGCAGCTTCAAGTCCTATCGCGGCATGGGCAGCCTTGGCGCGATGGCGCGCGGCTCGGCCGACCGCTATTTCCAGAAGGACGCGGCCTCGGACAAGCTGGTGCCCGAAGGGATCGAAGGCCAGGTGCCCTACAAGGGTTCTGCCGCCGCGGTCATCCACCAGCTGGTGGGCGGTCTGCGGGCGGCCATGGGCTATACCGGCAACGCCACCATCGAGCAGATGCGCGGGGGCTGCGAGTTCGTGCGTATCACTGGCGCGGGCCTTAAGGAAAGCCACGTGCACGACGTCCAGATCACGCGAGAGTCGCCGAACTATCGTCTTGGATAA
- the murD gene encoding UDP-N-acetylmuramoyl-L-alanine--D-glutamate ligase, translated as MIPVQGVEGQTIAVLGLGRSGRATVAALAAGGARVVVWDDGADTRAQAEADGLTVLDLTRDQNWDGIAALITSPGIPHLYPRPHPVIAMAYARGVPVDNDIGLFFRSLATRDWDQFDTPPRVIAVTGSNGKSTTTALIHHILREAGRPTQIGGNIGTGVLSLRPAEEGEVIVLELSSYQTDLARALTPDVAVFTNLSPDHLDRHGGPGGYFAAKRRLFAEGGPDRAVIGVDEIEGRYLADQLAMGPMDDRVIRVSSGQKLDGFGWTVFARKGFLAEYRKGRQVASIDLREVKGLPGEHNHQNACAAYAAARAVGVAPREIERAFHSFAGLPHRSQTVAEFGGVRWVNDSKATNVDAAAKALTAFQNIRWIAGGMGKDGGIEALQPLLGAVVKAYLIGHSARDFALQLGQTPHEVLETMDQAVARAAAEAQPGDTVLLAPAAASFDQYPNFEKRGEHFTALVQALRDQGA; from the coding sequence ATGATTCCGGTTCAAGGCGTCGAAGGTCAGACCATAGCGGTTCTGGGGCTGGGCCGGTCCGGCCGCGCCACCGTGGCGGCCCTGGCGGCCGGGGGCGCGCGGGTGGTGGTCTGGGACGACGGCGCCGATACCCGCGCCCAGGCCGAAGCCGACGGGCTGACGGTGCTGGACCTGACCCGCGACCAGAACTGGGATGGCATCGCGGCGCTGATCACCAGCCCCGGCATCCCGCATCTTTACCCCCGCCCGCATCCGGTCATCGCCATGGCCTATGCGCGGGGGGTGCCGGTCGACAATGACATCGGCCTGTTCTTTCGCAGCCTGGCCACGCGCGACTGGGATCAGTTCGACACGCCGCCACGCGTGATCGCGGTCACCGGCTCGAATGGAAAATCCACCACCACGGCGCTGATCCATCACATCCTGCGCGAGGCCGGCCGCCCCACCCAGATCGGCGGCAATATCGGCACCGGCGTTCTGTCGCTGCGCCCGGCCGAGGAAGGCGAGGTGATTGTGCTGGAACTGTCCAGCTATCAGACCGACCTGGCGCGGGCGCTGACCCCGGATGTCGCGGTGTTCACCAACCTGTCGCCCGACCATCTGGACCGGCACGGCGGCCCGGGCGGCTATTTCGCCGCCAAGCGCCGGCTGTTCGCCGAGGGCGGCCCCGATCGCGCGGTGATCGGCGTGGACGAAATCGAGGGCCGCTATCTGGCCGATCAGCTGGCCATGGGCCCGATGGACGACCGGGTGATCCGGGTCTCCTCGGGGCAGAAGCTGGACGGCTTCGGCTGGACGGTGTTCGCACGCAAGGGGTTCCTGGCCGAATACCGCAAGGGGCGGCAGGTGGCCTCGATCGATCTGCGCGAGGTCAAGGGCCTGCCGGGCGAACACAACCACCAGAATGCCTGCGCCGCCTATGCCGCCGCCCGCGCCGTCGGCGTCGCCCCGCGCGAGATCGAGCGCGCCTTCCACAGTTTTGCCGGTCTGCCGCATCGCAGCCAGACGGTGGCGGAATTTGGCGGCGTGCGCTGGGTCAACGACAGCAAGGCCACGAATGTCGATGCCGCCGCCAAGGCGCTGACCGCGTTCCAGAACATCCGCTGGATCGCCGGCGGCATGGGCAAGGATGGCGGCATCGAGGCGTTGCAGCCGCTGCTGGGCGCGGTGGTCAAGGCCTATCTGATCGGCCACTCCGCCCGCGATTTCGCGCTGCAACTGGGGCAGACCCCGCATGAGGTGCTCGAGACCATGGACCAGGCCGTGGCCCGTGCCGCGGCCGAGGCGCAGCCCGGCGACACCGTGTTGCTGGCGCCGGCCGCCGCCAGCTTCGACCAGTATCCGAATTTCGAAAAGCGCGGCGAGCATTTCACCGCCCTTGTCCAGGCGCTGCGCGACCAGGGCGCATAG
- a CDS encoding OmpP1/FadL family transporter: MNKIITGIGALLASAAPVLAGGIERAPQSLAPLFEQGNYAELSFGGVDPSVRGTDVAGFATGDVAQGYGFFGLSYKHQFNENLSGVLIVEQPFGADIRYPTAPGGSPVLGGTRVEVNSTTYTALLRYKFDNNFSVHGGIRGSHADGLVSLRGAGYAATSGYDLDIDGAWGVGWVAGVAYEVPEIAARVSLTYNSPIEHDFDMTESGGPLPATFSGNYTVKTPRSWTLEGQTGIAADTLLFGSIRWVKWSEFQVDNFLFPIASPAGSIPLVEVEDTTTYTIGVGRKFTENWSGSMSFLYEPSEGETVSPLAPVNGRKGVTLAAVYTRDNMKITTGINYTKLGDATLGVGPSGAKREVARMNDSEAWGVGVRIGYSF; this comes from the coding sequence ATGAACAAGATCATCACCGGCATCGGGGCCCTGCTGGCCAGCGCCGCGCCGGTGCTTGCCGGCGGGATCGAACGCGCGCCGCAATCGCTGGCGCCACTGTTCGAACAGGGAAATTACGCCGAACTCAGCTTTGGCGGCGTCGATCCCAGCGTGCGCGGCACCGATGTGGCCGGCTTTGCCACCGGCGATGTGGCGCAGGGCTATGGCTTTTTCGGGCTGTCCTACAAGCATCAGTTCAACGAAAACCTGTCGGGCGTGCTGATCGTCGAACAGCCCTTTGGCGCCGACATCCGCTATCCGACCGCGCCGGGCGGATCGCCGGTGCTGGGTGGCACCCGGGTCGAGGTGAACTCGACCACCTATACCGCCCTGCTGCGCTACAAGTTCGACAACAACTTCTCGGTCCATGGCGGTATCCGGGGTTCGCATGCCGACGGCCTGGTCAGCCTGCGCGGCGCGGGCTACGCCGCCACGTCTGGCTATGATCTGGACATCGACGGTGCCTGGGGCGTGGGCTGGGTCGCCGGCGTCGCCTATGAGGTGCCCGAGATCGCGGCGCGGGTGTCGCTGACCTACAATTCGCCCATCGAACACGATTTCGACATGACCGAAAGCGGTGGCCCGCTGCCGGCGACCTTCAGCGGCAACTACACGGTCAAGACCCCGCGCAGCTGGACGCTTGAAGGCCAGACCGGCATTGCCGCCGACACGCTGCTGTTCGGTTCGATCCGCTGGGTGAAATGGTCCGAATTCCAGGTGGACAACTTCCTGTTCCCCATTGCCTCGCCCGCCGGCTCCATCCCGCTGGTCGAGGTCGAGGACACCACCACCTACACCATCGGCGTGGGCCGCAAGTTCACCGAGAACTGGTCGGGATCGATGTCGTTCCTTTATGAACCCAGCGAGGGCGAGACCGTTTCGCCGCTGGCGCCGGTCAATGGCCGCAAGGGGGTGACCCTGGCCGCGGTCTATACCCGCGACAACATGAAGATCACCACCGGCATCAACTACACCAAGCTGGGCGATGCCACCCTGGGCGTGGGCCCCAGCGGCGCCAAGCGCGAGGTCGCCCGCATGAACGACAGCGAAGCCTGGGGCGTGGGCGTGCGCATCGGCTACAGCTTCTGA
- a CDS encoding hybrid sensor histidine kinase/response regulator, with amino-acid sequence MVSERAESLRSAQVLVPLLTLPALIGALWLAMWPQDAYGGRALLVIGAVLATWYLLGGAISLRHLMRAIALRRDLRRVHAEMMGHEGAAMAVDPDGLVLAQNEASRRRFGDLTGRSIQALLARRHADPDAAWRHIGIGLEDGRRNLLQPLDDAGDHSIRRVSASGLQLWLAVTESAPPAPVALTRPQAEDFDMLPVALLQLDVSGIIHRANRAARDMLGEDLVGQPLAMLLDGLGRGLAGWIADVGSGRMQGGAEVLHTRGEGPERFVQVTLARGQGDAVTAVLSDASALKTLEAQFVQSQKMQAIGQLAGGIAHDFNNLLTAITGHCDLLMLRHDKADPDYADLDQISQNANRAAALVRQLLAFSRKQTLKPQLMDLRDTLSDLTHLLNRLVGERIVLTFDHDPHLRMIRADRRQFEQVIMDLVVNARDAMPQGGDIRIVTDNLHLEAGAEIGRASLPAGDYVRIQVQDQGCGIAPDDLAKIFDPFFTTKRMGEGTGLGLSTAYGIVKQTGGYIFCDSTLGEGSCFTLFFPAHDRLADSVTQECPAPVQMRSRLEADATVLLVEDEAPVRAFASRALKLQGLNVLEASCAEEALTLLSDQSLAVDVFVTDVVMPGMDGPSWVRSALAQRPDTRVIFMSGYAEDIFCEGREPIPGAAFLAKPFSLSDLTALVCRQLEQAPAAARSGRCDQSV; translated from the coding sequence ATGGTTTCGGAACGGGCAGAAAGCTTGCGCTCGGCGCAGGTTCTGGTGCCGCTGCTGACACTGCCGGCGCTGATCGGCGCCTTGTGGCTGGCGATGTGGCCACAGGACGCATACGGCGGTCGTGCGCTGCTGGTGATCGGTGCCGTTCTGGCGACGTGGTATCTTCTTGGGGGCGCGATATCGCTGCGCCATCTGATGCGGGCGATCGCGTTGCGACGCGACTTGCGGCGCGTGCATGCAGAAATGATGGGCCACGAGGGCGCGGCAATGGCCGTCGATCCTGACGGGCTTGTGCTGGCGCAGAACGAGGCCTCGCGCCGGCGGTTCGGCGACTTGACCGGCCGGTCAATTCAGGCGCTGCTGGCACGCCGCCATGCCGATCCCGATGCCGCCTGGCGCCACATCGGCATCGGGCTTGAGGACGGACGCCGCAATTTGCTCCAACCCCTGGATGATGCCGGGGACCATTCCATCCGCAGGGTTTCGGCCTCGGGTCTGCAATTGTGGCTGGCCGTCACCGAATCTGCGCCTCCGGCCCCGGTCGCGCTGACGCGGCCACAGGCAGAGGATTTCGACATGTTGCCCGTGGCGCTTCTGCAACTGGATGTGTCGGGCATCATTCACCGAGCCAATCGCGCGGCTCGGGACATGCTGGGTGAGGATCTGGTAGGGCAGCCGCTGGCGATGCTGCTGGATGGGCTGGGGCGAGGGCTGGCCGGCTGGATCGCTGATGTGGGCAGCGGCCGCATGCAGGGCGGGGCCGAGGTGCTTCATACCCGGGGCGAGGGTCCGGAACGCTTCGTGCAGGTCACCCTGGCGCGCGGCCAAGGGGACGCGGTCACCGCGGTGCTTTCGGACGCAAGCGCGCTCAAGACGCTCGAGGCCCAGTTCGTCCAAAGTCAGAAGATGCAGGCCATAGGTCAGCTTGCTGGCGGAATTGCGCATGACTTCAACAACCTGCTGACGGCCATTACCGGTCATTGCGATCTGCTGATGCTGCGGCATGACAAGGCCGATCCCGATTATGCGGATCTGGATCAGATCAGTCAGAACGCCAATCGCGCCGCAGCCCTTGTCCGGCAACTGCTTGCCTTTTCACGCAAGCAGACCCTGAAACCGCAGCTGATGGATCTGCGCGATACGCTGTCGGATCTGACGCATCTGCTGAACCGCCTTGTGGGCGAAAGGATCGTGCTGACATTCGACCATGACCCGCATTTGCGCATGATCCGCGCAGATCGGCGCCAGTTCGAACAGGTCATCATGGATCTGGTCGTGAATGCGCGCGATGCCATGCCTCAAGGCGGCGACATTCGCATCGTCACGGATAATCTGCACCTTGAGGCCGGGGCCGAGATCGGTCGCGCCTCGTTGCCGGCGGGCGATTACGTTCGTATCCAGGTCCAGGATCAGGGTTGCGGCATCGCGCCCGATGATCTTGCCAAGATATTCGATCCCTTCTTCACCACGAAACGCATGGGAGAGGGCACGGGATTGGGGCTTTCGACAGCCTATGGCATCGTCAAGCAGACCGGAGGCTACATCTTTTGCGACAGCACGCTGGGCGAAGGATCGTGTTTCACCCTGTTCTTTCCTGCGCATGATCGTCTGGCCGATTCCGTGACGCAGGAATGCCCGGCTCCCGTGCAAATGCGCAGTCGCCTTGAAGCCGATGCGACCGTCCTGCTGGTCGAGGACGAAGCGCCGGTGCGTGCCTTTGCAAGCCGCGCCTTGAAGTTGCAGGGTCTGAATGTTCTTGAGGCCTCTTGCGCCGAAGAGGCCTTGACGCTGCTTTCCGATCAGTCCCTGGCGGTGGATGTGTTTGTCACCGATGTCGTCATGCCAGGCATGGACGGACCCAGCTGGGTTCGCAGCGCCTTGGCACAGCGTCCCGATACGCGGGTCATCTTCATGTCAGGTTATGCCGAGGACATTTTCTGCGAAGGACGCGAGCCGATTCCGGGCGCGGCATTTCTGGCCAAGCCGTTCTCGCTGTCGGACCTGACGGCACTGGTGTGCCGGCAGCTTGAGCAAGCCCCGGCCGCTGCAAGAAGCGGTCGCTGCGATCAGAGCGTCTGA